cggtggtgatatcccctttatcattttttactgcatctgtttgattcttctttcttttcttctttcttagtcttgctagtgctctatcaattttgttgatcactgcaaaaaacccgctcctggattcattgatttgttgaagggtttattgtgtctctatctccatcagttctgctcggatcttagttatttcttgccttctgctagtttttgaatgtgtttgctcttgcttctctcattcttttaatggtgatgttagggtatgcatttttgatttttcctgctttctctcgtgggcaattagtgctataaatttccctctacacactgctttaaatgtgacgcagagattctggtatgttgtgcctttgttttcattggtttcagagaatatctttctttctgccttcatttcgttatgtacccagtactcattcaggTGCAGGTTGTCCggattccatgcagttgagcggttttgagtgagtttctttatcctgaggtctactttgattgcaatgtggtctgagagaccgtttgtagtaatttctgttattttacatttactgaggagtgctttacttccaactaagtggtcaatgtggaaataagtgtgatgtggtgctgagaagcatgtatattctgtggatttggggtggagcgttctgtagatgtctcctaggtccgcttggtgcagagctgagttcaattcctggatatcctttttagatttctgtctcgttggtctgtctaatgtttacagagggctgttaaagtttcccatgattatgatgtgggagtctaagtctcttttgatcacactttaaagatcaaaaggtagaagcgcaaagacattatctgtgcaatattagaaacctagtaagtggtggaatttggccttgaacccagatatctaactccagagcctaagtgcttcacccacctcactgtggtgcctctcgagaaaaacaggtaagcacacattcagaaagctggtgggccggggggctggccttgtactcagaggccatggaagtcccacgtggggtggctagtggtgtaaggacagaggtctcggatgggcagagggatgtggacaggcgcgagggggcgcggcagggactcgggggactgggagtggcggctcggtgctgcgggaggcgattagtggaaggacagaggtctgggaagggcagagggatggggacaggcccgagggtccgcggcagggattccgggggactgggagtggccggttggggttactcttggctttttgccctctcctgccgtcgactgctccggtttctttggccttgcggcgaggtggacagggtgagctctcaggactgatggcggttgtggaaggggcctggggccaaggacaggccagggcggcgggagaggcggaccggtggcgtggctggatctgggcgcgctgtcggaccttccacatcaccagctgcaggcaggcgtttgcgtcctcgctggagttgtggccgtcctggctgtcctggatgatctgtcccaggtagtcggccgcgagattcctgagggaacgcttgtaggggaaacccaggtagtgcgggaagagcacggccgtgtccaccacggtgctgtggatgagcttcagggccagcagatcgctctccaggctgtgcccgatgaggatggtttgggcgctgaaaaagctcagcaggatggcttgcacttggggcaaggtgatgctcgtcttggcgacgtcggcctcggtgactccggaaaacctggtgttgtagtccacgatctcgttgtcgggcttgacgaaggtgtcgtacaccactcgcatgtcggcgtccaccacggtgacgcgggtcagctctaggccatgcgtggtgtagcacatctcacagtccaaggcgtagattcctggataagcgtctctggacaactctttcttgaaggtctccacgaagccatcgaggctgtccttgcggccgtcccgcacgtgctgctttgccacctggcagcccacagagccaggagcagctgcacagcaggtgtactggctaacccggcctccagccacctggctcgagcggacccgcccccagtgataataacacaactggtcgcgtacacagcggcccgaggaggacaccaggtactcggtgccacaacggcagcagaccctgcaggaggagtcgccgggccccttcccctggccagtgaagaggacggcgcctccgggccgctcggggtgcgggaaggggtagccgttctcctcgagctggtcctggctgagcaggaactcctggaggcggctgtacagggcggccctgctgaggcccggcatggagctgggggtcaggcccttcagtctcttgagggtgttcaggaccacgttcaggtacctgttcttgttggggctgcagtcgtaggccaccttctcctcgttcagcgccttctcctcggcctcctgcttggaggcgcagaacttgagacactcttcggtgaacagttggagatagcctcggcggaggacggtggggacttggcacccagaccttcggaggacaataggtttcttcaaactcggtaaggatggacgacggacgattcgcttagagctgatggtggtggtggtcttgcatgccatccctgacctgttgcgcgtcttccctggctgtctgccgaccttggagccactggagcgttggctgctgctggccacgcgggttctcttggcatctgtgcaacctgtgaccaagcaagggctggaagactgggcgatcgtcttcctcttcctgggggctgagatgcggactcccgagggcctctctgtcagccttggggcggctggcaagcagcaggccgatcccctctgtgcagggaagtagcacgcctccgtcaccaccttgggacacgctgggggcaccgccggacccctgttctggggctccgcctggatgtccacaaatgcggaggcctggttgtgcatctggggcacccggagcccgaagctctgggcaggctgatgagagggcagggggaattctggagcctcgagggccgcctcctcggccaccttcttagcttctgggtatccaggtgggaaccagcagggagctgtggctcgcaacatcttgctgccttcgggagcaccggcctggctctgctccgctcccaactggcggcttcttgcctccagggccgcctcctcggccaccttcttagcttctgggtatccaggtgggaaccagcagggagctgtggctcgcaacatcttgctgccttcgggagcaccggcctggctctgctccgctcccaactggcgacttcttgcctccagggccgcctcctcggccaccttcttagcttctgggtatccaggtgggaaccagcagggagctgtggctcgcaacatcttgctgccttcgggagcaccggcctggctctgctcctctcccaactggcggcttcaatgagtgccgcggccgccacccgtcgcctttatagacgcacagggcagagtgggtgggacttctccttgattggttggtgcttccatccaatcacactgagcctcatcttccaccagactccagcttgggaatgcctcaaggggtgcactaatggaatcaactggaactcctggttgctaaccttggagctaggttgcttttcctgagttaattaactgtccctgcagggcagtcctataatggctactggaattgggccacctaggattcatttcagcgtcagggagtttggtcaacttgcttgggcccacacagcaccccatggagccaggactgggccagcagtctgctgcatgctgcagggcaggatctctctggggttgcgtttccctgctctctgcactcctccgctgccggcaaattgaggacaggaagtggaccgcacccacttctctcccacgacttgggcaatgttcaacacaggggttcttcaaaaggttcatagaaaatgcacatggtgaagaaactatgcatgggtttccactagtttgcactcaaataaacttgtccgaacttcttataacctttctgaactagatcgagtttgaggcactgagaaggatgagacatccactgaaaaggactcctatcagagcaacatgaattccacgaaaattgcagcaagagcaaacatcaaatttctggtgaagcttgggtggaagaatgaagaaatcatagatgtttccacaaaagcttctaaggacactaccccaaagaaatgaactctttacgaatgtatagcttgtttcaagaagaggtgagaagatgtgggagatgaatcctgcagtggctgtgaaaaccactgtgcccagatcagctgcagttacgacgagagctatcagtggaaattttaaacaggagggatcacgatcctgacgcatccctctgacaaattgtaaccggaagttggaacatggctttaccaatatgacctcgaaggcaaagcatcatcaaagcgacggctaccgagaggtggcagtggtccagtcaaaggaaaaggaggccagtcaggagccaacatcatggcatcagtgttttgggacactcaaggcattttgcttgttgactttctgaagggccaaacatctgcttattaggagagtgttccgagaagcttagagaaagctttggtagaaacatgctgggaaagtctcactagatccctgttcaccacctcagtgctctgctcattcctctcatcaaacaagggcaattgtgtcagtttcaatgggcagtccttaggaatgcaccttacgggctgctttcattccttctaaattctttttgtttcctaattatacaaagtctccttgccttgcttggaaagatgagagaaagtctccttgccttgcttggacagatgagagatgagatcctcctcttctctcccaggacagaatggtcagacttgagtttcctttctcctcactcttctcctccttgagggaggtgctgtgccggacagacctgctcccgtgtctagacacgggtagactcgttgaagatcctcacaggcaatcctccttggggtcaaaggggaaggatttatttcttcagggctcagtagtcctcatccttacgcgcaccttcaccagcccagggcggggtagcggagggtgaaagggcgtggctcacagcccgtttcttccgctcgggcgtctcctgggaggaacccttgtccagtgagcgggtcttcgtctccaccaaattccctagggggacatttctggcagcccttcttgttcagcagcttacgggggtcaggtggacctctgctagtcaccagcctgaagcccttactccatttcagctattttggcagttgcctaggtgacttttgaacctcgttacccagaacagccaacggaggaggggtgagaagagtggccgtctgggtttgccgcatcgtgctgccttagaggagttgtgcagtcttcggttgtgtgatacttcacctggctgatttctgggaatgcctccacaaattcgctaaattcagtagcttttgccttccaagattcacctggttggtgtgttgcacccattcactagtcatttacattaggtatatctcttaatgctatccctccccctccccccgcccatgacaggccccggtgtgtgatgttcccctttctgtgtccaagcgttctcatacttcaattcccacctatgaatgagaacatgcggtgtttgctttttttgtccttgcgatagtttgctaagaatgatggtttccagcttcatccgtgtccctccaaaggggatgaactcatgctttttcatggctgcatagtattccatggtgtatttgtgccacattttcttaatccagtctatcattgatggacatctgggttggttccaagtctttgctactgtgaatggtgccgcaataaacatacgtctgcgtgtgtcctttcagaagcatgatttctaatcctatgggtatatatacccagcaatgggatggctgggtcaaatggtatttctatttcgagatccttgaggattcaccacactatcttccactaccgttgaactagtttacagtcccaccaacagtgtaaaagtgttcctatttgtccactacctctccagcacctgttgtttcctgactttttaatgatcgctattctaactggtgtgagatgatatctcattgcggatttgatttgcatttctctgatggccagttttgatgagcattttttcatgtgtctgttggctgcataaatgtcttcttttgagaagtgtctcttcatatccttcccccacttgttgatgggcttgtttggtttttcttgtaactctgtttgaggtcttagtagattctggatattagccttttgtcagatgagtagattgcaaaaattttctccctttctgcaggatgcctgttcactctcatgggagtttctttagctatgcagaacgtctttagtgtaattagatgctgtttgtcaatgttggctttcgttgccattgcttttggcgttttagacatgaggtccttgcccatgcctttgtcctcaatggtattggctgggttttctcctagggtttgtatggtttaagatctaacatttaagtctttcatctgtcttgaattaatttttgtacaaggtgtaaggaagggatccgatatcagctttcgacatatggctagcctgttttcccagcaccatttttttaaatagggaatcctttccccatttcttgtttttgtcaggtttgtcaaagatcagatggttgtagatgtgtcgtattatttctgagggctctattctgttccattggtctacggtaaccaaaacggcaaccgatagcatgctctttggttactgtagccttctactgtagcttgaagtcggacagcttgatgcctccatctttgttcttttggcttaggattatgttggcagtgggggccgttttgtggttccatatgagctttaaagcagttttttccagttctgtgaagaaagtcattggtagttggatggggatggcattgaatctataatttaccttgggcagtatggccattttcacgatattgattcttccaatccgtgatggtggaatattcttccatttgtttgtctcctcttttagttcgtggagcaatgctttgtagttctccttgaagaggtccttcacatcccttgttagttggattcctaggcattttattctctttgaagcaattgtgaatgggagctcactcatgatttggctctctgtttgcctcttattggtgtataagaatgcttgtgatttttgcacctcgattttgtatcctgagactttgctgaagttgcttatcagcttaaggagattttggactgagacgatggggttttctaaatattcaatcatgtcatctgcaaacagggacaatttgacttcctcttttcctaattgatttctctttatttctttctcctgcctgattgccctgggcagaagttccaacactatgttgaataggagtggtgagagagggcatccctgtcttgtggcagtttgcaaagggaatgcttccactttttgcccattcagtatggtattggctgtgggtttgccctaaatagcccgtattattttgggagatgtcccatcaatacataatttattgagagtttttggcatgaagggctgttgaattttgtcaaaggccttttctgcatctgttgagataatcacgtggtttctgtctttggtcctgattatacgctggattatgtttattgttttgcatatgttggaccagccttgcatgtcagggatgaagcccacttcatcatgatggataagctctttgatgtgctgctggattcggttttccagtattttatggaggattttcccatcgatgttcctcagggacataggcctaaaattctctttttgggttgtgtctctctcaggctttgggatcaggatgatgccggcctcatgaaatgagtgagggaggattccctctttttctgttgattggaatagtttcagaaggcatggtaccagctcctccttgtccttctggtagaattcggctgtgaatccgtctggtcctggagttttattgcttgataggctgttaattattgcctcaatttcagagcctgttagtggtctactcaggcattcaacttcttcctggtttactctggggaggttgtatgcgtccaggaatttatccatttcttctagattttctagttcattagcttagaggtgctgatagtattgtctgatggtagtttgtatttctgtgggatcggtggtgatatcccctttatcattttttactgcatctgtttgattcttctttcttttcttctttcttagtcttgctagtgctctatcaattttgttgatcactgcaaaaaacccgctcctggattcattgatttgttgaagggtttattgtgtctctatctccatcagttctgctcggatcttagttatttcttgccttctgctagtttttgaatgtgtttgctcttgcttctctcattcttttaatggtgatgttagggtatgcatttttgatttttcctgctttctctcgtgggcaattagtgctataaatttccctctacacactgctttaaatgtgacgcagagattctggtatgttgtgcctttgttttcattggtttcagagaatatctttctttctcccttcatttcgttatgtacccagtactcattaaggagcagggtgtccggtttccatgcagttgagcggttttgagtgagtttctttatcctgaggtctactttgattgcaatgtggtctgagagaccgtttgcagtaatttctgttattttacatttactgaggagtgctttacttccaactatgtggtcaatgtggaaataagtgtgatgtggtgctgagaagcatgtatattctgtcgatttggtgtggagcgttctgtagatgtctcctaggtccgcttggtgcagagctgagttcaattcctggatatcctttttagatttctgtctcgttggtctgtctaatgtttacagagggctgctaaagtttcccatgattatgatgtgggagtctaagtctcttttgatcacactttaaagatcaaaaggtagaagcgcaaagacattatctgtgcaatattagaaacctagtaagtggtggaatttggccttgaacccagatatctaactccagagcctaagtgcttcacccacctcactgtggtgcctctcgagaaaaacaggtaagcacacattcagaaagctggtgggccggggggctggccttgtactcagaggccatggaagtcccacgtggggtggctagtggtgtaaggacagaggtctcggatgggcagagggatgtggacaggcgcgagggggcgcggcagggactcgggggactgggagtggcggctcggtgctgcgggaggcgattagtggaaggccagaggtctgggaagggcagagggatggggacaggcccgagggtccgcggcagggattccgggggactgggagtggccggttggggttactcttggctttttgccctctcctgccgtcgactgctccggtttctttggccttgcggcgaggtggacagggtgagctctcgggactgatggcggttgtggaaggggcctggggccaaggacaggccagggcggcgggagaggcggaccggtggcgtggctggatctgggcgcgctgtcggaccttccacatcaccagctgcaggcaggcgtttgcgtcctcgctggagttgtggccgtcctggctgtcctggatgatctgtcccaggtagtcggccgcgagattcctgagggaacgcttgtaggggaaacccaggtagtgcgggaagagcacggccgtgtccaccacggtgctgtggatgagcttcagggccagcagatcgctctccaggctgtgcccgatgaggatggtttgggcgctgaaaaagctcagcaggatggcttgcacttggggcaaggtgatgctcgtcttggcgacgtcggcctcggtgactccggaaaacctggtgttgtagtccacgatctcgttgtcgggcttgacgaaggtgtcgtacaccactcgcatgtcggcgtccaccacggtgacgcgggtcagctctaggccatgcgtggtgtagcacatctcacagtccaaggcgtagattcctggataagcgtctctggacaactctttcttgaaggtctccacgaagccatcgaggctgtccttgcggccgtcccgcacgtgctgctttgccacctggcagcccacagagccaggagcagctgcacagcaggtgtactggctaacccggcctccagccacctggctcgagcggacccgcccccagtgataataacacaactggtcgcgtacacagcggcccgaggaggacaccaggtactcggtgccacaacggcagcagaccctgcaggaggagtcgccgggccccttcccctggccagtgaagaggacggcgcctccgggccgctcggggtgcgggaaggggtagccgttctcctcgagctggtcctggctgagcaggaactcctggaggcggctgtacagggcggccctgctgaggcccggcatggagctgggggtcaggcccttcagtctcttgagggtgtttaGGACCACGTTCacgtacctgttcttgttggggctgcagtcgtaggccaccttctcctcgttcagcgccttctcctcggcctcctgcttggaggcgcagaacttgagacactcttcggtgaacagttggagatagcctcggcggaggacggtggggacttggcacccagaccttcggaggacaataggtttcttcaaactcggtaaggatggacgacggacgattcgcttagagctgatggtggtggtggtcttgcatgccatccctgacctgttgcgcgtcttccctggctgtctgccgaccttggagccactggagcgttggctgctgctggccacgcgggttctcttggcatctgtgcaacctgtgaccaagcaagggctggaagactgggtgatcgtcttcctcttcctgggggctgagatgcggactcccgagggcctctctgtcagccttggggcggctggcaagcagcaggccgatcccctctgtgcagggaagtagcacgcctccgtcaccaccttgggacacgctgggggcaccgccggacccctgttctggggctccgcctggatgtccacaaatgcggaggcctggttgtgcatctggggcacccggagcccgaagctctgggcaggctgatgagagggcagggggaattctggagcctcgagggccgcctcctcggccaccttcttagcttctgggtatccaggtgggaaccagcagggagctgtggctcgcaacatcttgctgccttcgggagcaccggcctggctctgctccgctcccaactggcggcttcttgcctccagggccgcctcctcggccaccttcttagcttctgggtatccaggtgggaaccagcagggagctgtggctcgcaacatcttgctgccttcgggagcaccggcctggctctgctccgctcccaactggcggcttcttgcctccagggccgcctcctcggccaccttcttagcttctgggtatccaggtgggaaccagcagggagctgtggctcgcaacatcttgctgccttcgggcgcaccggcctggctctgctcctctcccaactggcggcttcaatgagtgccgcggccgccacccgtcgcctttatagacgcacagggcagagtgggtgggacttctccttgattggttggtgcttccatccaatcacactgagcctcatcttccaccagactccagcttgggaatgcctcgaggggtgcactaatggaatcaactggaactcctggttgctaaccttggagctaggttgcttttcctgagttaattaactgtccctgcagggcagtcctataatggctactggaattgggccacctaggattcatttcagcgtcagggagtttggtcaacttgtttgggcccacacagcaccccatggagccaggactgggccagcagtctgctgcatgctgcagggcagggtctctctggggttgcgtttccctgttctgtgcactcctccgctgcgggcaaattgaggacaggaagtggaccgcacccacttctctcccacgacttgggcaatgttcaacacaggggttcttcaaaaggttcatagaaaatgcacatggtgaagaaactatgcatgggtttccactggtttgcactcaaataaacttgtccgaacttcttataacctttctgaactagatcgagtttgaggcactgagaaggatgagacatccactgaaaaggactcctatcagagcaacatgaattccacgaaaattgcagcaagagcaaacatcaaatttctggtgaagcttgggtggaagaatgaagaaatcatagaggtttccacaaaagcttctaaggacactaccccaaggaaatgaactctttacgaatgtatagcttgtttcaagaagaggtgagaagatgtgggagatgaatcctgcagtggctgtgaaaaccactgtgcccagatcagctgcagttacgacgagagctatcagtggaaattttaaacaggagggatcacgatcctgacgcatccctctgacaaattgtaaccggaagttggaacatggctttaccaatatgacctcgaaggcaaagcatcatcaacgcgacggctaccgagaggtggcagtggtccagtcaaaggaaaaggaggccagtcaggagccaacatcatggcatcagtgttttgggacactcaaggcattttgcttgttgactttctgaagggccaaacatctgcttattaggagagtgttccgagaagcttagagaaagctttggtagaaacatgctgggaaagtctcactagatccctgttcaccacctcagtgctctgctcattcctctcatcaaacaagggcaattgtgtcagtttcaatgggcagtccttaggaatgcaccttacgggctgctttcattccttctaaattctttttgtttcctaattatacaaagtctccttgccttgcttggaaagatgagagaaagtctccttgccttgcttggacagatgagagatgagatcctcctcttctctcccaggacagaatggtcagacttgagtttcctttctcctcactcttctcctccttgagggaggtgctgtgccggacagacctgctcccgtgtctagacacgggtagactcgttgaagatcctcacaggcaatcctccttggggtcaaaggggaaggatttatttcttcagggctcagtagtcctcatccttacgcgcaccttcaccagcccagggcggggtagcggagggtgaaagggcgtggctcacagcccgtttcttccgctcgggcgtctcctgggaggaacccttgtccagtgagcgggtcttcgtctccaccaaattccctagggggacatttctggcagcccttcttgttcagcagcttacgggggtcaggtggacctctgctagtcaccagcctgaagcccttactcc
This genomic stretch from Pan paniscus chromosome 7, NHGRI_mPanPan1-v2.0_pri, whole genome shotgun sequence harbors:
- the LOC134730937 gene encoding exonuclease GOR-like produces the protein MLRATAPCWFPPGYPEAKKVAEEAALEARSRQLGAEQSQAGAPEGSKMLRATAPCWFPPGYPEAKKVAEEAALEARSRQLGAEQSQAGAPEGSKMLRATAPCWFPPGYPEAKKVAEEAALEAPEFPLPSHQPAQSFGLRVPQMHNQASAFVDIQAEPQNRGPAVPPACPKVVTEACYFPAQRGSACCLPAAPRLTERPSGVRISAPRKRKTIAQSSSPCLVTGCTDAKRTRVASSSQRSSGSKVGRQPGKTRNRSGMACKTTTTISSKRIVRRPSLPSLKKPIVLRRSGCQVPTVLRRGYLQLFTEECLKFCASKQEAEEKALNEEKVAYDCSPNKNRYLNVVLNTLKRLKGLTPSSMPGLSRAALYSRLQEFLLSQDQLEENGYPFPHPERPGGAVLFTGQGKGPGDSSCRVCCRCGTEYLVSSSGRCVRDQLCYYHWGRVRSSQVAGGRVSQYTCCAAAPGSVGCQVAKQHVRDGRKDSLDGFVETFKKELSRDAYPGIYALDCEMCYTTHGLELTRVTVVDADMRVVYDTFVKPDNEIVDYNTRFSGVTEADVAKTSITLPQVQAILLSFFSAQTILIGHSLESDLLALKLIHSTVVDTAVLFPHYLGFPYKRSLRNLAADYLGQIIQDSQDGHNSSEDANACLQLVMWKVRQRAQIQPRHRSASPAALACPWPQAPSTTAISPESSPCPPRRKAKETGAVDGRRGQKAKSNPNRPLPVPRNPCRGPSGLSPSLCPSQTSVLPLIASRSTEPPLPVPRVPAAPPRACPHPSAHPRPLSLHH